One Rhizobiales bacterium GAS188 DNA window includes the following coding sequences:
- a CDS encoding prevent-host-death family protein, producing MSTVPAAEVSKNFGAYQDAAIREPVIITKNGRPRTVLLAYEDFLRLSKRDRRVELTAELSEAEIAAVENAEMEPGHTHLNAELRSRAAD from the coding sequence ATGTCTACCGTTCCCGCTGCCGAAGTCTCGAAGAATTTCGGAGCCTACCAGGACGCCGCCATTCGCGAACCGGTCATCATCACCAAGAACGGCCGACCGCGCACCGTGTTGCTGGCCTATGAGGATTTCCTGCGCTTGTCCAAGCGCGACCGCAGGGTCGAGCTCACCGCCGAGCTGAGCGAGGCGGAGATCGCCGCAGTCGAGAACGCCGAGATGGAACCTGGCCACACGCATCTCAATGCCGAACTCCGGTCGCGTGCTGCCGACTGA
- a CDS encoding ABC-2 type transport system ATP-binding protein: MPPIVSVSNLSKTYASGFCALNAINLEIRRGEIFALLGPNGAGKTTLISIICGIVNASEGAVLVDGHDIVRDYRAARAMIGLVPQELTTDAFETVWATVSFSRGLFGRRADPGHIEKVLRDMSLWDKRDSKILTLSGGMKRRVLIAKALSHEPNILFLDEPTAGVDVELRRDMWRVVRELRDSGVTIILTTHYIDEAEELADRIGVMNKGELILVEEKASLMHQLGKKQLILRLHTPVERIPDGLGGFALELAQDGREVTYTYEGTGEETGMRPLFQALDAAGLAFTDLQTKQSSLEEIFVDIVRGQA, translated from the coding sequence ATGCCACCGATCGTCTCCGTTTCCAATCTGAGCAAGACCTATGCGTCCGGCTTCTGTGCTCTCAACGCCATCAATCTGGAGATCCGCCGCGGCGAGATCTTCGCCCTCCTTGGCCCGAACGGCGCCGGCAAGACGACGCTGATCAGCATCATCTGCGGCATCGTCAACGCCAGCGAGGGCGCCGTGCTGGTCGACGGCCACGATATCGTGCGCGATTACCGCGCGGCTCGCGCCATGATCGGGCTCGTGCCGCAAGAGCTGACCACCGATGCCTTCGAGACGGTATGGGCCACGGTCAGCTTCAGCCGCGGCTTGTTTGGACGCAGAGCCGATCCGGGGCATATCGAGAAGGTGCTGCGCGACATGTCTCTCTGGGACAAGCGGGACAGCAAGATCTTGACGCTGAGCGGCGGCATGAAGCGCCGCGTGTTGATCGCCAAGGCGCTCTCCCATGAGCCGAACATCCTGTTCCTCGACGAGCCCACCGCCGGCGTCGACGTGGAGCTGCGACGCGACATGTGGCGGGTGGTGCGGGAGCTGCGCGACAGCGGCGTGACCATCATCCTGACGACGCATTACATCGACGAAGCCGAGGAGCTGGCGGACCGCATCGGCGTGATGAACAAAGGGGAGCTGATCCTGGTCGAGGAGAAGGCCTCGCTGATGCATCAGCTCGGCAAGAAGCAGCTCATCTTGAGGCTGCACACCCCTGTCGAGCGTATCCCGGACGGCCTTGGCGGGTTTGCGCTCGAGCTCGCGCAGGATGGCCGCGAGGTGACCTATACCTATGAGGGGACGGGCGAAGAGACCGGCATGCGCCCCCTGTTCCAGGCGCTCGACGCTGCCGGTCTCGCCTTCACCGACCTGCAGACGAAGCAGAGCTCGCTCGAAGAGATCTTTGTCGACATCGTGCGGGGGCAGGCATGA
- a CDS encoding ABC-2 type transport system permease protein, protein MNVQAVLAIYRFEMARTRRTLLQSIVSPVISTSLYFVVFGAAIGSRMTDVGDVSYGAFIVPGLVMLSLLTQSIANASFGIYFPRFVGTIYEILSAPISATEIVLGYVGAAATKSIILGLIILATAALFVPLRVEHPLWMLLFLMLTAATFSLFGFVIGIWAEGFEKLQLIPLLIITPLTFLGGSFYSIDMLPPLWQRVALLNPVVYLISGFRWSFFGKADVDISISLGMTLAFLVLCLVAIVWIFKTGYRLKK, encoded by the coding sequence ATGAACGTTCAGGCCGTGCTCGCGATCTATCGCTTCGAGATGGCGCGGACCAGGCGCACGCTCCTGCAGAGCATCGTCTCGCCGGTGATCTCGACCTCGCTCTATTTCGTCGTGTTCGGCGCCGCGATCGGATCGCGGATGACCGATGTCGGCGATGTCAGCTACGGCGCCTTCATCGTGCCGGGCCTCGTCATGCTCTCGCTGCTGACGCAGAGCATCGCCAACGCCTCCTTCGGCATCTATTTTCCTCGCTTCGTCGGGACGATCTACGAGATCCTGTCCGCCCCGATCTCGGCCACAGAGATCGTGCTCGGGTATGTCGGCGCCGCGGCGACGAAATCGATCATCCTCGGCCTGATCATCCTCGCGACTGCCGCCCTGTTCGTGCCGCTGCGCGTCGAGCACCCGCTGTGGATGCTGCTGTTCTTGATGCTGACGGCGGCGACCTTCAGCCTGTTCGGATTCGTCATCGGCATCTGGGCCGAGGGCTTCGAGAAGCTGCAATTGATCCCGCTGCTCATCATCACGCCGCTGACCTTCCTCGGCGGCAGCTTCTACTCCATCGACATGCTGCCGCCGCTTTGGCAACGCGTCGCGCTGCTCAACCCGGTCGTCTACCTGATCAGCGGCTTCCGCTGGAGCTTCTTCGGCAAGGCGGACGTGGATATCAGCATCAGCCTCGGCATGACGCTGGCATTCCTGGTGCTGTGCCTCGTCGCCATCGTCTGGATCTTCAAGACGGGCTATCGCCTGAAGAAGTGA
- a CDS encoding Helix-turn-helix domain-containing protein, with protein sequence MSLRPRTPERQELAAFLRTRRERLSPAQVGLPTTMRRRTPGLRREEVAHIAGVGVTWYTWLEQGRPIDVSAHFLEQVARALRLDATERAHLFTLAHYRPPPIVPGGSPWATPELRRMLEVVAGPAYLATASMDVIAWNTALSAVFGDLGAVAQDDRNMLWLVFASAPHRAAIPNWEIDARAMLARFRVEFGRHRDDPAFLKLINRLQLASHEFHRWWAEQDVSLRANKMKGFEVSPVGRMELEQTVFLVEEAPDLRLVVYTPVDEESAAKIELLRREWRAR encoded by the coding sequence ATGAGCCTGCGTCCGCGCACGCCCGAGCGCCAAGAGCTCGCAGCCTTTCTGAGGACCCGGCGGGAGCGCCTGTCGCCGGCGCAAGTCGGCCTGCCGACGACGATGCGGCGCCGCACGCCGGGACTGAGGCGAGAGGAAGTCGCCCATATCGCAGGCGTCGGGGTGACCTGGTACACATGGCTGGAACAGGGCAGACCGATCGATGTCTCCGCCCATTTCCTGGAACAGGTCGCCCGTGCACTTCGGCTCGACGCCACCGAACGCGCCCATCTCTTCACATTGGCGCATTACCGCCCGCCGCCGATCGTGCCGGGTGGCTCGCCCTGGGCGACGCCCGAATTGCGCCGGATGCTGGAGGTGGTTGCGGGACCGGCCTATCTCGCCACGGCTTCAATGGATGTCATCGCCTGGAACACGGCGCTCTCAGCTGTCTTCGGGGATCTGGGTGCGGTTGCGCAGGATGATCGCAACATGCTGTGGCTGGTCTTCGCGAGCGCGCCGCACCGCGCTGCCATTCCGAATTGGGAAATCGACGCTCGGGCCATGCTGGCGCGCTTTCGCGTCGAGTTCGGGCGCCATCGGGACGATCCTGCCTTTTTGAAGCTGATCAACCGCCTGCAACTTGCCAGCCACGAATTCCATCGCTGGTGGGCCGAGCAGGATGTGAGCTTGCGCGCCAACAAGATGAAGGGATTCGAGGTCTCGCCCGTGGGCCGGATGGAGCTCGAACAGACGGTCTTCCTCGTCGAGGAGGCGCCGGATCTTCGCCTCGTCGTCTACACCCCTGTCGATGAGGAGAGCGCTGCCAAAATCGAGCTCCTCCGTCGCGAATGGCGCGCCAGATAG